From Candidatus Manganitrophus morganii, the proteins below share one genomic window:
- a CDS encoding DUF4910 domain-containing protein, which translates to MSAMFDLLKKIYPLRLAPVSEDTDKAAEILRGVLPFQIHEYASSLEHNGWTVPQKWKAVRAEIKKNGKTIYDGMKHPLGVIGYSTSFTGKVSLEELKKHLFYHPVFPEALVYHCDYYYKPWRRDWGMSIPHQLYKELDRGEYEVILETVAEPGTMKVLDYFLEGETKETILFNAHDCHAGQANDDVSGIVVTVEIMKRLAQRKKRKYSYRAIIAPEHLGTVFYLANLPEEVVKTFRGGMFLEMLGHQNRFALQKSFTGESLIDKAAKVYLTRNFSDIHEADFRKVVGNDETVWEAPGFEIPFISLSRAHPMYPEYHSSLDDERIIFEDKLEEAVQTVLGMLNILETNTTLKRHFKGLVALSNPKYDLYISTADPSIRPTVAEDQKKWNYLMDCLGRYFDEKTTLLEIAIKHDIDYTKLHQYVQKYEEKGLVSFVDKE; encoded by the coding sequence ATGAGCGCGATGTTTGATCTTCTGAAAAAAATCTACCCTCTTCGGTTGGCCCCGGTGTCGGAAGACACCGACAAGGCGGCGGAAATCCTCCGCGGCGTCCTGCCGTTTCAAATCCACGAATACGCGTCGAGCCTGGAGCACAACGGCTGGACCGTTCCGCAAAAATGGAAAGCGGTCCGGGCGGAGATCAAGAAAAACGGAAAGACGATCTACGACGGAATGAAGCATCCATTGGGGGTGATCGGCTACTCCACCTCTTTCACCGGGAAAGTCTCTCTGGAAGAGCTGAAAAAGCATCTCTTCTATCACCCGGTCTTTCCGGAGGCGCTGGTTTATCACTGCGATTACTACTACAAGCCGTGGCGGCGGGACTGGGGGATGTCGATTCCGCATCAGCTTTACAAAGAGCTCGATCGGGGGGAGTACGAGGTGATCTTGGAGACCGTCGCCGAACCTGGGACGATGAAAGTGTTGGATTATTTTTTGGAAGGAGAGACGAAAGAGACCATTCTCTTCAACGCCCATGATTGCCACGCGGGACAAGCGAACGACGACGTCTCCGGGATCGTCGTGACGGTGGAGATCATGAAGCGTCTGGCCCAGAGAAAGAAGAGAAAATACAGCTACCGGGCGATCATCGCGCCGGAGCATTTGGGAACCGTTTTTTATCTGGCGAACCTCCCGGAGGAGGTGGTGAAGACGTTCCGAGGGGGGATGTTTCTCGAAATGCTTGGACATCAAAACCGATTTGCCTTGCAGAAATCGTTCACCGGAGAGAGCCTCATCGACAAAGCGGCGAAGGTCTATCTCACGCGAAATTTCTCCGACATCCATGAGGCCGACTTTAGGAAGGTGGTCGGAAACGACGAGACCGTCTGGGAAGCCCCCGGCTTCGAGATCCCCTTCATCTCGCTCTCCCGCGCCCACCCGATGTATCCGGAGTATCATTCCAGTCTTGATGACGAGCGGATCATCTTCGAGGACAAGCTGGAGGAAGCGGTCCAGACCGTCTTGGGGATGCTCAATATCCTCGAGACGAACACGACGTTGAAGCGCCATTTCAAGGGACTGGTCGCCCTCAGCAACCCGAAATATGATCTCTACATTTCGACCGCTGATCCGAGCATCCGTCCGACGGTGGCCGAAGATCAGAAAAAATGGAATTATCTGATGGACTGTCTCGGCCGGTATTTCGACGAAAAGACGACCCTGCTCGAGATCGCAATCAAACACGATATCGATTACACCAAGCTCCATCAGTACGTTCAGAAGTACGAGGAAAAGGGACTGGTTTCCTTTGTTGATAAGGAGTGA
- a CDS encoding flagellar assembly protein FliW gives MVIEVNSAKLGPLKVESDQLITFPDGIPGFPNVKRYFLIENDIGHPLGWLQAVEDPELAFVVTDPMLFNPDYKPQVPLEEFKHLEIDGGESLALLVIVNVPQEDPLKMTANFMAPLVINAKIRVGKQVILNDTQYSHREPLLMPAASGRT, from the coding sequence ATGGTCATCGAAGTCAACAGCGCGAAATTGGGACCTCTGAAGGTGGAATCGGATCAGCTGATTACTTTTCCGGACGGCATTCCGGGATTTCCGAATGTGAAACGGTATTTCCTCATCGAGAATGATATAGGACATCCCTTGGGTTGGCTCCAAGCGGTGGAGGACCCGGAGCTTGCTTTTGTCGTGACCGATCCGATGCTCTTCAATCCGGATTACAAACCTCAAGTCCCCTTGGAAGAGTTCAAGCATCTTGAAATTGACGGGGGAGAGTCGCTCGCCTTGCTGGTCATTGTGAATGTTCCTCAAGAAGACCCCCTTAAAATGACCGCCAATTTTATGGCGCCGCTGGTCATCAATGCCAAAATTCGTGTGGGAAAACAAGTCATTCTGAATGATACGCAATATAGCCACAGGGAGCCTCTATTGATGCCGGCCGCCTCCGGCCGAACCTAA